The Micromonospora sp. M71_S20 genome has a window encoding:
- a CDS encoding SRPBCC family protein, whose amino-acid sequence MRFEAGTEVAAEAGRVWAVLVDVERWPEWTPSVRRALRGEAGPLALGATARLEQPKLRPAVWRVTELTEGRSFSWVSGSPGVRTLGEHRVLPLPDGRSRVELAITQSGPLAGPVGWLYGDLMRRYLRLEADGLRRRCERD is encoded by the coding sequence ATGCGGTTCGAGGCCGGTACGGAGGTGGCCGCCGAGGCGGGACGGGTCTGGGCGGTGCTGGTCGACGTCGAGCGGTGGCCGGAATGGACGCCCTCGGTGCGCCGGGCGCTACGGGGGGAGGCGGGACCGCTCGCGCTGGGCGCCACCGCCCGGCTGGAGCAGCCGAAGCTGCGACCGGCGGTGTGGCGGGTCACCGAGCTGACCGAGGGCCGGTCGTTCTCCTGGGTGTCGGGCAGCCCGGGGGTGCGCACGCTCGGCGAGCACCGGGTGCTGCCGCTGCCCGACGGGCGCAGCCGCGTCGAGTTGGCCATCACGCAGTCCGGGCCGCTCGCCGGGCCCGTCGGCTGGCTCTACGGCGACCTGATGCGCCGATACCTGCGGCTGGAGGCAGACGGGCTCAGGCGTCGCTGCGAGCGGGACTGA
- a CDS encoding ATP-dependent DNA ligase, protein MKLPISPPVEPMLAKSVPRIPTAPGMTYEPKWDGFRCIVFRDGDEVELASRGGKSMTRYFPEVVEQARRQLPARCAVDGELIVIRRDGPGGQPRLDFELLAQRIHPAASRVKLLAETTPADFVAFDLLALDDETLLDEPYPRRRARLESALAGVRPPVHVTQVTTDVDTAHRWFDVFEGAGLDGLIAKPADLPYEPGKRLMFKVKHARTADVVVAGFRWHKSGPVVGSLLLGLHDDEGVLHHVGVSASFTMARRAELLEELEPYRDVGADHPWVHGDHERGQRLPGGVSRWTGARNLEWEPLRPELVVEVGYDAMEGDRFRHTARFVRWRPDRDPRSCRYDQLDRPVRFDVDQVLRGDPTVTVGSAAGPA, encoded by the coding sequence GTGAAGCTGCCGATCAGTCCGCCGGTCGAGCCGATGCTGGCCAAGAGCGTCCCCCGGATCCCCACCGCGCCCGGGATGACCTACGAGCCGAAGTGGGACGGCTTCCGGTGCATCGTGTTCCGCGACGGCGACGAGGTGGAGCTGGCCAGCCGCGGCGGCAAGTCGATGACCCGCTACTTCCCCGAGGTGGTCGAGCAGGCCCGCCGCCAGCTGCCCGCGCGGTGCGCGGTCGACGGCGAGCTGATCGTGATCCGGCGCGACGGCCCGGGCGGGCAGCCCCGGCTCGACTTCGAGCTGCTCGCCCAGCGCATCCACCCGGCCGCGTCCCGGGTGAAGCTGCTGGCCGAGACGACCCCGGCCGACTTCGTCGCCTTCGACCTGCTCGCCCTCGACGACGAGACGCTGCTCGACGAGCCCTATCCGCGGCGTCGGGCCCGGCTGGAGTCGGCGCTGGCCGGGGTGCGCCCGCCGGTGCACGTCACCCAGGTGACCACCGACGTCGACACCGCGCACCGCTGGTTCGACGTCTTCGAGGGCGCCGGCCTGGACGGCCTGATCGCCAAGCCGGCCGACCTGCCCTACGAGCCGGGCAAGCGGCTCATGTTCAAGGTCAAGCACGCCCGCACGGCCGACGTGGTGGTGGCCGGCTTCCGCTGGCACAAGTCCGGCCCGGTGGTCGGCTCGCTCCTGCTCGGCCTGCACGACGACGAGGGGGTCCTGCACCACGTCGGGGTGAGCGCGTCGTTCACCATGGCCCGCCGCGCGGAGCTGCTGGAGGAGCTGGAGCCCTACCGTGACGTCGGCGCCGACCACCCGTGGGTGCACGGCGACCACGAACGCGGCCAGCGCCTCCCCGGCGGGGTGAGCCGCTGGACGGGCGCCCGCAACCTCGAGTGGGAGCCGCTGCGCCCCGAGCTGGTGGTCGAGGTCGGCTACGACGCCATGGAGGGCGACCGGTTCCGGCACACCGCCCGGTTCGTCCGCTGGCGGCCCGACCGTGATCCCCGCTCCTGCCGCTACGACCAGCTCGACCGGCCCGTACGGTTCGATGTGGACCAGGTGCTGCGCGGCGATCCCACGGTTACCGTGGGGTCCGCCGCCGGTCCGGCGTAG
- a CDS encoding alpha/beta hydrolase: MTRTPDRIRRFRLTLAGLAAAALVAAGCTIPTIAPRTEAGGEAAAPGTAPTWRACPEVAEELVGRGAPNIRYECARIKVPRDWGTGPGSGATAGPGAGQTFEIALLRARSTKQRDRIGSLVINPGGPGGSGVDTAVYLSFGPAFGGLPASVTDRFDIVGFDPRGVSRSSPVKCIPDADLDASFGYDPDPESQESFDGFVALSQRIGRGCGDRYGDQLPLYGTEQAARDMDAVRAAVGDDKLTYLGYSYGTLLGATYAQLFPQRVRALVLDGAVDPKQDLIAGSEGQAKGFERAFGNFTTWCAANAGRCPIAPDARAAVTSAIDKARVSPVRGDDGREATAGWVFYAIISSLYTESGWQELARAIDKLEGGDPADVFRLADAYADRDSDGHYSNMFDANLAVNCADEEQKPSRERIRQLQSQWRAKYPLFGPALAVGLLSCAEWPGGRDPYPTGPAAGAPPILVVGTTGDPATPYEQTPALAAMLGVGRVLTWEGEGHTAYPQTSCITRAVDAYLIDLVVPRDGLRCPAR; the protein is encoded by the coding sequence GTGACCCGCACCCCCGACCGGATCCGCCGGTTCCGGCTCACCCTCGCCGGGCTGGCCGCCGCCGCGCTGGTCGCCGCCGGCTGCACCATCCCGACGATCGCCCCTCGGACGGAGGCCGGCGGCGAGGCCGCCGCCCCGGGCACGGCGCCCACCTGGCGGGCCTGCCCTGAGGTGGCCGAGGAGCTGGTCGGGCGCGGCGCGCCGAACATCCGCTACGAGTGCGCGCGGATCAAGGTGCCGCGCGACTGGGGCACGGGCCCGGGCAGCGGGGCCACCGCCGGGCCGGGCGCCGGGCAGACCTTCGAGATCGCGCTGCTGCGGGCCCGGTCGACCAAGCAGCGCGACCGGATCGGCTCGCTGGTGATCAACCCGGGCGGGCCCGGCGGCTCCGGCGTGGACACGGCCGTCTACCTCTCCTTCGGCCCGGCGTTCGGCGGCCTGCCCGCCTCGGTCACCGACCGGTTCGACATCGTCGGCTTCGACCCGCGCGGGGTGTCCCGTTCCAGCCCGGTCAAGTGCATCCCCGACGCCGACCTGGACGCCAGCTTCGGCTACGACCCCGACCCGGAGAGCCAGGAGTCGTTCGACGGGTTCGTCGCGCTCAGCCAGCGGATCGGGCGCGGCTGCGGCGACCGCTACGGCGACCAGCTGCCGCTCTACGGCACCGAGCAGGCCGCCCGGGACATGGACGCGGTCCGCGCCGCCGTCGGCGACGACAAGCTGACCTACCTCGGCTACTCCTACGGCACCCTGCTCGGGGCCACCTACGCCCAGCTCTTCCCGCAGCGGGTACGGGCGCTGGTCCTCGACGGCGCGGTCGACCCGAAGCAGGACCTGATCGCCGGCTCGGAGGGCCAGGCCAAGGGCTTCGAGCGGGCCTTCGGCAACTTCACCACGTGGTGCGCGGCCAACGCCGGGCGCTGCCCGATCGCCCCCGACGCCCGGGCGGCGGTCACCTCGGCGATCGACAAGGCGCGGGTGTCCCCGGTGCGCGGGGACGACGGCCGGGAGGCGACCGCGGGCTGGGTCTTCTACGCGATCATCTCGTCGCTCTACACGGAGTCGGGGTGGCAGGAGCTGGCCCGCGCCATCGACAAGCTGGAGGGCGGCGACCCGGCAGACGTGTTCCGCCTCGCCGACGCGTACGCCGACCGGGACTCCGACGGGCACTACTCGAACATGTTCGACGCCAACCTGGCGGTCAACTGCGCCGACGAGGAGCAGAAGCCGAGCCGGGAACGCATCCGGCAGCTCCAGTCGCAGTGGCGGGCGAAGTATCCGCTGTTCGGGCCGGCCCTGGCCGTCGGCCTGCTCTCCTGCGCCGAGTGGCCCGGGGGGCGCGACCCGTACCCGACGGGCCCGGCCGCCGGGGCGCCGCCGATCCTGGTGGTGGGCACCACCGGCGACCCCGCGACGCCCTACGAGCAGACCCCGGCGCTGGCCGCGATGCTGGGCGTGGGCCGGGTGCTCACCTGGGAGGGCGAGGGGCACACCGCGTACCCGCAGACCTCCTGCATCACCCGGGCGGTCGACGCCTACCTGATCGACCTGGTCGTGCCCAGGGATGGGCTGCGCTGCCCGGCCCGCTGA
- a CDS encoding ion channel has translation MDVLLLPFRLIYRGLVWFANSPRTLIISYLLMIVVAGVIYGHVEKRSPADAVWWAVVTASTVGYGDISPVSWQGRTLAALLISTMVLLVIPLITAHFASQLIVDDDAFEHEEQEQLKADVRRMRALLEEIAARQGIDLPDLPPERPVSGPGSAAHPWARPGRSGRRRPPG, from the coding sequence ATGGACGTCCTGCTGTTGCCGTTCCGGTTGATCTACCGGGGGCTGGTCTGGTTCGCCAACTCCCCCCGTACGTTGATCATTTCCTACCTGCTGATGATCGTGGTGGCCGGCGTGATCTACGGCCACGTGGAGAAGCGCAGCCCGGCGGACGCCGTCTGGTGGGCGGTGGTGACCGCGTCCACCGTCGGCTACGGCGACATCTCCCCGGTGAGCTGGCAGGGCCGTACCCTCGCCGCGCTGCTCATCTCGACCATGGTGCTGCTGGTCATCCCGTTGATCACCGCGCACTTCGCCAGTCAGCTCATCGTCGACGACGACGCCTTCGAGCACGAGGAGCAGGAGCAGCTCAAGGCCGACGTGCGCCGGATGCGGGCGCTGCTGGAGGAGATCGCGGCCCGGCAGGGCATCGACCTGCCCGACCTGCCGCCGGAACGACCGGTCAGCGGGCCGGGCAGCGCAGCCCATCCCTGGGCACGACCAGGTCGATCAGGTAGGCGTCGACCGCCCGGGTGA
- a CDS encoding GNAT family N-acetyltransferase, with amino-acid sequence MSDVIFREAVRADLPAVIALLADDVLGRTRDFTEVDARYEKAFADIDADPRNQLIVADADGELLGCMQLTYIPGLGRHGAERQLIEAVRVRSDLRGQGLGRQMITWAVDQAKQRGCALVQLTTDKTRHDAHRFYLDLGFLPTHEGMKLPL; translated from the coding sequence ATGAGTGACGTGATCTTCCGGGAGGCCGTCCGAGCCGACCTGCCCGCCGTGATCGCCCTGCTCGCCGACGACGTGCTCGGCAGGACCCGCGACTTCACGGAGGTCGACGCCCGGTACGAGAAGGCGTTCGCCGACATCGACGCCGACCCGCGCAACCAGCTGATCGTGGCCGACGCGGACGGTGAGCTGCTCGGCTGCATGCAGCTGACCTACATCCCCGGGCTGGGCCGGCACGGCGCGGAGCGGCAGCTGATCGAGGCGGTCAGGGTCCGCTCCGACCTACGGGGGCAGGGCCTCGGCCGGCAGATGATCACCTGGGCGGTCGACCAGGCGAAGCAGCGTGGCTGCGCCCTGGTCCAGCTCACCACCGACAAGACCCGCCACGACGCCCACCGCTTCTACCTCGACCTCGGCTTCCTCCCCACCCACGAGGGCATGAAGCTCCCCCTCTAA
- a CDS encoding ABC transporter ATP-binding protein, with protein MSERDVTRDGRSAGTVAGATVTDEVVRVEGVSRTFGRGEHAVHAVRDVSFSAGRGELVAVRGRSGAGKTTLLNLVGGLDRPDSGRVVVAGYDVTGAGEKELLELRRGTVGFVFQTFGLVPILSAAENVGVPLRLARVPAAEREERVAVLLELVGLGGHAGQRPYELSGGQQQRVAVARALANEPDLLIADEPTGQLDSETGRSIMDLLRAVVHARGMTALVATHDPALIDLADRVLTLRDGHLLPT; from the coding sequence ATGAGCGAGCGCGACGTGACGCGGGACGGACGGTCGGCCGGGACGGTGGCGGGCGCCACCGTCACCGACGAGGTGGTCCGGGTGGAGGGGGTCAGCCGCACGTTCGGCCGCGGCGAGCACGCCGTGCACGCCGTACGGGACGTGTCGTTCTCGGCCGGGCGGGGCGAGCTGGTGGCCGTGCGGGGTCGCTCCGGTGCGGGCAAGACGACCCTGCTGAACCTGGTCGGCGGGCTGGACCGGCCCGACTCGGGCCGGGTGGTGGTCGCCGGGTACGACGTCACCGGCGCCGGTGAGAAGGAGCTGCTGGAGCTGCGCCGCGGCACGGTCGGCTTCGTGTTCCAGACCTTCGGGCTGGTGCCGATCCTGTCCGCCGCCGAGAACGTCGGCGTACCGCTCCGGCTGGCGCGGGTCCCCGCGGCCGAGCGGGAGGAGCGGGTGGCGGTGCTGCTCGAGCTGGTGGGCCTCGGCGGGCACGCGGGCCAGCGCCCGTACGAGCTCTCGGGCGGGCAGCAGCAGCGGGTGGCGGTGGCGCGGGCCCTGGCCAACGAGCCGGACCTGCTGATCGCCGACGAGCCGACCGGTCAACTCGACTCCGAGACCGGCCGGTCGATCATGGACCTGCTCCGGGCGGTCGTGCACGCCCGAGGCATGACCGCGCTGGTCGCCACCCACGATCCGGCTCTGATCGACCTCGCCGACCGCGTCCTCACCCTCCGCGACGGCCACCTCCTCCCCACCTGA
- a CDS encoding ABC transporter ATP-binding protein, giving the protein MTATAETTAVPDLAALQQRAAQRAAERAGGRDRLRGHIVCDGLVRIFKTEGVEVVALQGLDLVIDRGELVAIVGASGSGKSTLLNILSGLDTPTAGIARVGEYDLLNLSTRRRLSYRRNMVGFVWQQTGRNLLPYLTALENVELPMRLAGRRGGRRAHRERARELLDMVGVSHCADRRPGQLSGGEQQRCAVAVAVANDPEVLFADEPTGELDEATGADVFAALRTINAELGVTIVVVTHDHAVADQVRRTVAIRDGRTASEVRRTARIGADGSTELVSEEYAVLDRSGRMQLPAPFVDALSLRDRVRLNLEPDHVEVRPGDRPQDERETPR; this is encoded by the coding sequence ATGACCGCTACCGCGGAGACCACCGCCGTGCCGGATCTGGCCGCCCTGCAACAGCGGGCCGCCCAGCGTGCGGCCGAGCGGGCCGGCGGCCGGGACCGGTTGCGCGGGCACATCGTCTGCGACGGGCTGGTCCGGATCTTCAAGACCGAGGGGGTGGAGGTCGTCGCGTTGCAGGGGCTCGACCTGGTCATCGACCGGGGTGAGCTGGTGGCGATCGTCGGCGCCTCGGGTTCCGGGAAGTCGACACTGCTGAACATCCTCTCCGGGCTGGACACGCCCACCGCCGGCATCGCCCGCGTGGGGGAGTACGACCTGCTCAACCTCTCCACCCGGCGGCGACTGAGCTACCGGCGGAACATGGTCGGATTCGTCTGGCAGCAGACCGGCCGCAACCTGCTGCCGTACCTGACCGCGCTGGAGAACGTCGAGCTGCCGATGCGGCTCGCCGGGCGGCGCGGCGGCCGCCGGGCCCACCGCGAGCGGGCCCGGGAACTGCTCGACATGGTCGGGGTCAGTCACTGCGCCGACCGGCGGCCCGGGCAGCTCAGCGGCGGCGAGCAGCAGCGCTGCGCGGTCGCGGTGGCGGTGGCCAACGATCCCGAGGTCCTCTTCGCCGACGAGCCGACCGGTGAGCTGGACGAGGCGACCGGAGCCGACGTCTTCGCGGCGCTGCGCACCATCAACGCCGAACTCGGCGTCACCATCGTGGTGGTGACCCACGACCACGCCGTGGCCGACCAGGTCCGCCGGACCGTCGCGATCCGCGACGGCCGGACCGCCTCCGAGGTACGCCGGACCGCGCGGATCGGCGCGGACGGCAGCACCGAACTGGTCAGCGAGGAGTACGCCGTGCTCGACCGCAGCGGCCGGATGCAGCTGCCGGCGCCGTTCGTGGACGCGTTGTCGCTGCGCGACCGGGTGCGGCTCAACCTGGAGCCGGACCACGTGGAGGTGCGCCCGGGCGACCGACCGCAGGACGAGCGCGAGACGCCGCGATGA
- a CDS encoding FtsX-like permease family protein, whose amino-acid sequence MVSIGAVVRRVRAYGGQFLLLAALTLVATLVISGVPRIVNGHAQEGLEAHLGAVPPQQRDVTYSSGPLAAADNGTSVVAAHEGDLAAIEGAMPPVVRRMVEQRWYAGETPASLVRGPDLAAKNLLVHLGLRSVTGIEEAGTLVEGRWPADTPKDQPVQVALAADVAGKLNLRLNSRLTLAAPEPLTADSPPPTQLTVVGLFQPRDAADGFWDGLPPLLRIVEPVGDGQPFIAVGVVDGAALNRQAVAGWPLTFSWRYRLGADGVDARELDQVIDGLQQMTREAGGRNLVQGLDIPLRQFSAEVDSARTVLGVIAAGVLATLTGLVVLAAGLLVRRRRSEFTLLRARGGAATTSAGRSLTEALLVVPPAGALGWLVGGLAPGAAGETLWFAVAATVLVAFALPVATLAASRGGAGRRDLIRSRPSARRLTVEAGLLVLAGLAVVLLRRRGLTPGEVDPLLVSVPVLLAVAAAVVAMRLYPWPLRLVSRLAARARGSVAFLGTARAGRSVVAVPLVVVVLAIATAAFCAVTAAGIEASRDRAASRVVPADALILGDRIAPDTGAELERLPGVRAASPVLYEAGQRLAKDAVGTETRLGGVTVLMVDGPALARIVRESGVDVTVPAALLAPAGGGGPLPAVVSPTVAAELAAAGLDGSAFVSAQGQRYEFRVAGQAESFPLLRADSSRFVVLPWQSLPRRDYAAVPTGFLVAGDDLDGDALRRAGDAGQSRFQTGGAVTGRERPRGVEVLTFADTRRQVGEGGANGVLAFGFTAGAAGGTALGLLAIAFTVLAGARERGQVLSRLRTLGLSRRQWRGLLLVELVPLVGVSVVTGALVGTALPLLLTPVLGLSAFTDGVEVRVAFEPGLAAAVVALGALALGFAVAVEALNNRRMRLGEVLRLGEEN is encoded by the coding sequence GTGGTGAGCATCGGGGCGGTCGTCCGCCGGGTCCGGGCGTACGGCGGGCAGTTCCTGCTCCTCGCGGCGCTGACGCTGGTCGCCACGCTGGTGATCAGCGGGGTGCCCAGGATCGTCAACGGGCACGCCCAGGAGGGCCTGGAGGCCCACCTGGGTGCCGTGCCGCCGCAGCAGCGGGACGTGACGTACTCGTCCGGGCCGCTCGCCGCGGCGGACAACGGCACCTCCGTGGTGGCCGCGCACGAGGGCGACCTGGCGGCGATCGAGGGCGCGATGCCGCCGGTCGTCCGGCGGATGGTCGAGCAGCGGTGGTACGCCGGGGAGACCCCGGCCAGCCTGGTGCGGGGCCCGGACCTGGCGGCGAAGAACCTCCTGGTCCACCTCGGCCTGCGGTCCGTGACCGGGATCGAGGAGGCCGGCACGCTGGTCGAGGGACGCTGGCCGGCCGACACGCCGAAGGACCAGCCGGTGCAGGTGGCGCTGGCCGCGGACGTCGCCGGCAAGCTGAACCTGCGGCTCAACAGCCGGCTCACCCTCGCCGCGCCGGAGCCGCTCACCGCCGACTCCCCGCCCCCCACCCAGCTCACCGTGGTCGGCCTCTTCCAGCCCCGTGACGCCGCCGACGGGTTCTGGGACGGGCTGCCGCCGCTGCTGCGCATCGTCGAGCCGGTGGGGGACGGCCAACCCTTCATCGCCGTCGGCGTCGTCGACGGCGCCGCGCTGAACCGCCAGGCCGTCGCCGGCTGGCCGCTGACGTTCAGCTGGCGCTACCGCCTGGGCGCCGACGGCGTCGACGCCCGCGAGCTGGACCAGGTGATCGACGGCCTCCAGCAGATGACCCGGGAGGCGGGCGGCCGCAACCTCGTCCAGGGGCTGGACATCCCGCTGCGGCAGTTCTCCGCCGAGGTGGACAGCGCGCGGACGGTGCTCGGGGTCATCGCCGCGGGCGTACTGGCCACGCTGACCGGGCTCGTCGTGCTGGCCGCCGGCCTGCTGGTGCGCCGCCGCCGCTCGGAGTTCACGCTGCTGCGTGCCCGGGGCGGGGCGGCCACCACGAGCGCGGGCCGCAGCCTGACCGAGGCGCTGCTGGTGGTGCCACCCGCCGGCGCGCTCGGCTGGCTGGTCGGTGGCCTCGCCCCGGGGGCAGCGGGGGAGACCCTGTGGTTCGCCGTCGCCGCGACCGTCCTGGTGGCGTTCGCGCTGCCGGTGGCCACCCTCGCCGCGTCCAGGGGCGGTGCCGGTCGGCGCGACCTGATCCGGTCGCGCCCCTCCGCGCGTCGCCTCACGGTGGAGGCGGGCCTGCTGGTCCTCGCGGGCCTCGCGGTCGTGCTGCTGCGCCGCCGCGGCCTCACCCCCGGGGAGGTCGACCCGCTGCTGGTCTCGGTGCCGGTGCTGCTGGCCGTCGCGGCGGCGGTGGTCGCGATGCGGTTGTACCCGTGGCCGCTGCGGCTGGTCAGCCGGCTCGCGGCCCGGGCCCGGGGCAGCGTCGCCTTCCTGGGCACGGCCCGGGCCGGCCGCTCCGTCGTCGCCGTGCCGCTGGTGGTCGTCGTGCTGGCCATCGCGACCGCGGCGTTCTGCGCGGTGACGGCCGCCGGGATCGAGGCGAGCCGGGACCGGGCCGCCAGCCGGGTGGTCCCCGCCGACGCCCTGATCCTGGGGGACCGGATCGCCCCGGACACGGGCGCCGAACTGGAGCGGCTGCCGGGGGTCCGCGCCGCGAGCCCCGTGCTGTACGAGGCGGGCCAACGCCTGGCGAAGGACGCGGTCGGCACCGAGACCCGGCTCGGCGGGGTGACCGTGCTCATGGTCGACGGTCCGGCCCTGGCCCGGATCGTCCGCGAGTCCGGCGTCGACGTGACGGTGCCGGCGGCGCTGCTCGCCCCCGCCGGGGGAGGCGGCCCGCTGCCCGCGGTGGTCTCCCCGACGGTCGCCGCCGAGCTGGCCGCCGCCGGCCTCGACGGCTCCGCCTTCGTCAGTGCCCAGGGCCAGCGGTACGAGTTCCGGGTCGCCGGGCAGGCGGAGAGCTTCCCGCTGCTGCGCGCCGACAGCAGCCGGTTCGTCGTCCTGCCCTGGCAGTCCCTGCCCCGGCGGGACTACGCCGCCGTGCCGACCGGCTTCCTCGTGGCGGGCGACGACCTGGACGGCGACGCGCTGCGCCGGGCCGGCGATGCGGGGCAGTCCCGCTTCCAGACCGGCGGGGCGGTCACCGGCCGGGAGCGCCCGCGCGGCGTGGAGGTGCTGACCTTCGCGGACACCCGCCGGCAGGTGGGTGAGGGCGGCGCGAACGGGGTGCTGGCCTTCGGCTTCACCGCCGGCGCGGCCGGCGGGACGGCCCTCGGCCTGCTCGCGATCGCCTTCACGGTGCTCGCCGGCGCCCGTGAGCGCGGCCAGGTGCTCTCCCGGCTGCGCACCCTCGGCCTGTCGCGACGCCAGTGGCGCGGGCTGCTGCTGGTGGAGCTGGTCCCGTTGGTGGGCGTCTCGGTGGTGACCGGTGCGCTGGTCGGCACGGCCCTGCCGCTGTTGCTCACCCCGGTGCTCGGACTGTCCGCCTTCACCGATGGCGTCGAGGTCCGGGTCGCGTTCGAGCCCGGCCTGGCGGCCGCGGTCGTCGCGCTCGGTGCGCTCGCCCTCGGCTTCGCGGTCGCCGTCGAGGCCCTGAACAACCGCCGGATGCGCCTCGGCGAGGTGCTCCGGCTCGGAGAGGAGAACTGA